The Candidatus Neomarinimicrobiota bacterium genome window below encodes:
- the argF gene encoding ornithine carbamoyltransferase, with amino-acid sequence MNKDFLHITDFLTEEIRAIFDLSARLKKETHKGKPHHLLKGKTLAMIFQKPSTRTRVSFETGMCHLGGHALFLGPADVGLGKREAVKDLAKLFSRYNDLIMARVFDHEHVIQLAEHATVPVINGLTDYNHPCQVMADIFTVLEHRGHLDDLKISFIGDGNNVFHSWLFLAQRLPMQLGLACPEGYDPNQELVEKTRSTGLSEIVISHDPFEIVSGSDVIYTDVWTSMGQEEETEERAKIFQPFQVNSELMEAAGEKAYFLHCLPAHRGDEVTDDVIDSPQSIVFDEAENRMHVQKAIMVTLMGAT; translated from the coding sequence TTGAATAAGGATTTTCTGCACATTACAGATTTCTTAACGGAAGAGATTCGCGCAATTTTTGATCTTTCCGCCCGCTTGAAAAAGGAGACTCACAAAGGGAAGCCTCACCATCTTCTCAAGGGTAAAACGCTGGCCATGATCTTTCAGAAACCGTCGACCCGGACCCGCGTCTCATTCGAGACCGGCATGTGCCATCTCGGCGGACATGCGCTTTTTTTAGGACCGGCTGATGTGGGACTAGGGAAACGTGAAGCGGTGAAGGATCTGGCTAAGCTTTTCTCCCGCTATAACGATCTGATCATGGCACGTGTTTTCGATCATGAGCATGTTATCCAACTGGCTGAGCATGCCACTGTACCGGTCATTAACGGTCTAACGGACTACAATCATCCATGCCAAGTCATGGCTGACATTTTTACTGTGCTAGAACACCGGGGTCATCTGGATGATCTGAAGATTTCATTCATCGGAGATGGGAATAATGTTTTTCACTCATGGCTTTTTCTCGCTCAGCGACTGCCTATGCAGTTGGGGCTGGCGTGTCCGGAAGGGTATGACCCTAACCAGGAACTGGTTGAAAAGACGCGTTCAACCGGCTTGAGTGAAATTGTTATCTCCCACGACCCTTTTGAGATTGTATCAGGTTCTGATGTTATCTATACAGACGTCTGGACGAGTATGGGGCAGGAAGAAGAAACGGAAGAAAGGGCGAAAATATTCCAGCCGTTCCAGGTCAATTCAGAACTGATGGAGGCTGCTGGTGAAAAGGCCTACTTTCTCCATTGTCTTCCAGCACATCGAGGCGATGAGGTGACGGATGATGTGATCGATAGCCCTCAATCCATTGTATTTGATGAAGCTGAGAACAGGATGCATGTCCAGAAAGCGATCATGGTCACACTCATGGGGGCAACATAG
- a CDS encoding UDP-2,3-diacylglucosamine diphosphatase, with product MTRSLKLSSCAVKLPLYFISDVHLSLNGSADEVGKRERLIEFVRHVAGTGGTLFIVGDLFDFWFEYKHVMPKAYFDILTVLNDAKLNGVNLHFIPGNHDFWGREFLEETLFNKVYPKGVTLDIEGKRFLINHGDGLLSWDRGYRALRGLLRNRVFIFFYRWLHPDIAYAIAKNFSRNGDYDHYTPEQKEQIVEELTQYSEEQCKNGIDYVIMGHYHQHKDIRLENGQFLILGDWIKYHSYGYFDGESLFLKSWENEKVEY from the coding sequence TTGACGAGAAGCCTTAAACTAAGTTCCTGCGCTGTGAAGCTTCCTCTGTATTTCATATCAGATGTTCACCTGAGTCTGAACGGCTCCGCCGATGAGGTCGGAAAGCGCGAACGACTGATTGAGTTCGTCCGGCACGTCGCCGGAACGGGAGGAACGCTCTTTATCGTGGGTGATCTGTTCGATTTTTGGTTCGAATACAAACATGTCATGCCGAAAGCGTATTTCGATATTTTGACTGTCCTCAATGATGCAAAGTTAAATGGTGTGAATCTCCACTTTATTCCGGGGAATCACGACTTCTGGGGGCGGGAATTCCTGGAGGAGACACTTTTCAATAAAGTATACCCAAAGGGAGTCACCCTCGACATAGAAGGAAAACGATTCCTGATCAACCATGGAGACGGCCTGCTGTCTTGGGATCGGGGTTACCGTGCACTTCGGGGCCTTCTACGGAATCGTGTATTTATATTTTTTTATCGATGGCTTCATCCGGACATTGCTTATGCCATCGCAAAAAACTTTTCAAGAAACGGGGACTACGACCACTACACGCCAGAACAGAAAGAACAAATTGTTGAAGAACTGACGCAATACTCTGAGGAACAGTGTAAAAATGGTATTGATTATGTCATCATGGGGCATTATCATCAGCATAAGGATATCCGGCTGGAGAATGGTCAGTTTCTCATCCTCGGTGACTGGATTAAGTATCATTCCTACGGTTATTTTGATGGAGAAAGTCTTTTCCTGAAAAGTTGGGAGAATGAGAAAGTTGAATATTAA
- the hslV gene encoding ATP-dependent protease subunit HslV, which yields MNVRATTILGVRLKNGAAMGGDGQITFGDMALKQKAVKVRKFEGDKKLILGGFAGAAADALTLFGKFEEKLEEYNWQLQRAVVELAKEWRTDKYLRHLDALLSLMDKEHSYLVSGDGNIIEPDGSVISIGSGAGYAQAAAQALLSCKINSPKEIVKRSLEIAADICIYTNHHITVMELK from the coding sequence GTGAACGTACGAGCCACTACAATCCTGGGTGTAAGGCTGAAGAACGGTGCCGCCATGGGAGGAGACGGTCAAATCACCTTTGGTGACATGGCTCTTAAACAGAAGGCTGTAAAAGTGAGAAAGTTCGAAGGGGACAAGAAACTGATTCTCGGTGGTTTTGCGGGTGCTGCGGCTGACGCCCTCACGCTCTTTGGTAAATTTGAAGAAAAGCTGGAAGAGTACAACTGGCAGCTTCAGAGAGCAGTGGTGGAACTGGCAAAAGAGTGGCGCACGGACAAGTACCTCCGCCACCTGGATGCACTACTTTCTCTTATGGACAAGGAACACAGTTACCTTGTTTCAGGTGATGGGAACATTATTGAACCGGACGGCTCTGTTATCTCTATCGGATCAGGAGCTGGGTATGCACAGGCCGCTGCTCAGGCGCTGCTCAGTTGTAAGATCAATTCCCCCAAAGAGATTGTGAAGCGGAGCCTTGAAATAGCCGCAGATATCTGCATTTATACAAATCATCACATTACTGTGATGGAACTGAAGTGA
- the hslU gene encoding ATP-dependent protease ATPase subunit HslU: MKDLTPKEIVSELDKYIVGQENAKKSVAIALRNRWRRQQLSEDMREEVVPNNIILIGTTGVGKTEIARRLANLADAPFIKVEASKFTEVGYVGRDVESIVRDLMDIAVSMVQSEMKKTVTKEAENLANERLLDLLFPINGAASQKGDNPEVLERQLRTRDKLRNKLMAGKFEDKVVEINISNEGMPMMQIFGSVGLEEMGMNLQEMLGSSIPQKRKQRRTTVSEARRILAQEELSKLIDHDEAIREARSRVENSGIVFLDEIDKVVGGNAGSGPDVSREGVQRDILPIIEGSNVNTKYGVVRTDHVLFIAAGAFHASKPSDMIPELQGRFPIRVEMDNLNSEDFVKILTHPQNALIKQYCALLETEGVKLTFTKGAIDAIARIATEVNDSTENIGARRLHTIMTTLLEDILFEKSEVASESVSITKEMVVGRLSEIVQNQDLSRYIL, encoded by the coding sequence GTGAAGGATCTAACGCCAAAAGAGATCGTTTCTGAGCTCGACAAGTATATTGTCGGGCAGGAGAATGCTAAAAAATCTGTGGCTATTGCTCTAAGAAACCGTTGGCGTCGCCAGCAGCTTTCTGAAGATATGCGGGAAGAGGTTGTTCCGAACAATATTATTCTCATAGGCACCACAGGCGTAGGAAAAACGGAAATCGCCAGGCGGCTTGCAAACCTTGCTGACGCACCATTCATTAAGGTTGAAGCATCCAAGTTTACGGAAGTGGGCTATGTTGGCCGTGATGTAGAATCCATTGTCCGGGACCTCATGGATATTGCTGTCTCCATGGTGCAGTCTGAGATGAAAAAAACTGTTACTAAAGAGGCGGAGAACCTTGCCAATGAGCGATTATTGGATCTTCTATTTCCCATCAACGGTGCCGCAAGTCAAAAGGGTGACAATCCGGAGGTTCTAGAGCGGCAGCTACGAACAAGGGATAAACTGCGAAATAAATTGATGGCGGGAAAATTTGAAGATAAAGTGGTGGAAATCAACATTTCTAATGAAGGAATGCCCATGATGCAGATTTTTGGCTCTGTTGGACTAGAGGAGATGGGGATGAATCTCCAGGAAATGCTTGGCAGTTCCATTCCACAAAAGAGAAAACAGAGACGCACCACTGTATCGGAAGCTAGGAGGATATTGGCTCAGGAGGAGCTATCAAAACTCATTGATCATGATGAGGCGATTCGGGAAGCGAGGTCAAGAGTGGAAAATTCGGGAATAGTTTTTCTTGATGAAATTGATAAGGTTGTTGGCGGTAATGCTGGTTCAGGCCCTGATGTTTCAAGGGAAGGGGTCCAGCGCGATATTCTTCCTATCATTGAGGGAAGTAATGTTAATACAAAGTATGGGGTTGTTCGGACGGATCATGTTCTTTTCATAGCTGCCGGGGCTTTCCACGCCTCAAAACCGTCCGATATGATTCCGGAACTTCAAGGCCGTTTTCCCATCCGCGTTGAAATGGACAACCTAAATTCAGAAGATTTTGTAAAGATACTGACTCACCCCCAAAACGCACTCATTAAGCAGTACTGTGCTCTTTTGGAGACGGAAGGGGTAAAATTGACATTCACCAAGGGAGCTATTGATGCCATCGCCAGAATCGCCACAGAGGTGAACGATTCAACGGAAAACATTGGTGCAAGGCGCTTACATACCATTATGACCACTCTCCTGGAGGACATCTTGTTTGAAAAATCGGAAGTTGCGTCGGAGTCTGTCTCGATCACGAAAGAGATGGTCGTGGGTCGACTGTCGGAGATTGTGCAGAATCAGGACCTCAGTAGGTATATTCTCTAA